Below is a genomic region from Syngnathoides biaculeatus isolate LvHL_M chromosome 5, ASM1980259v1, whole genome shotgun sequence.
ATGGGTTCCTATGTCTGctccacgcacgcacgcgcgcgcgcgcgcacacacacacacacacacacaccacacacacacacaacacacacacacacacaccacacacacacacacacgtcaacaTACTGGTTGAAATAGTTCAAGTTGCTTTACTGTGGAGGGGCTGAACTACGATCGTACTTGCGTACGTACGTTCAATGTTGGGTCATGATCAGCAGAGGGTCACATTCAGGCTGAAATCTAAACAAAATCAGCATGCTTACTGCTCTTGGGCAGTTGGATAATGTTAGCAAGATTTCTATCGAAGCACCCTCAATAAAGCATCTATAACGATTTCAAAGCAGCAGATGGACTGACGTGGTCTGCTCAAACGCGAACATTaggcacctttttttttatttgaaaaaacatgtaacaatCAAACCTTGTAGAAAACAAAGTTATtatttccatccttcatttaCAAGGCATGATTAAGTAGACAGCAAAACAAATTAACATTGAAGCCCCCCCATTTTGGGACAATTACGCCACCAATAAAATCACCttgttgtaaaaataataaatgccatATACTTCCTCTCTCACgtaagttcaattttggtccaAATATGGAAACTTTTGACTGCAGACTTCTGTCTTTTATGCTAGGGAACAGATGGAAAagagaaatggggggggggggtcatggaCGGTTCGAGAAGCAGCAATATCGATCAAACTAGCAGTAGCAGCACGtatgaacacaaacacacacatggacagAATGCGAAGGCCTTCAGTCAAATAGATGCCATGTGTGAGCATTTAGCACTTAAGCATAACTTGAACTTTTAGTTCAATAAGGCTGAAACCTTTCAATATGTACTGTGTGTGGTGGTAGAAAATGGAGCAAGCAATAGAAAAACGAGCAGAATTTGGCCCCAATTACATACGACATAAGAATTCTCCTTAGTTTAGGACAGTCCAGACAGACATGGAGAGATGACGAACTGTGGGCAAGGAACTAGTTTGGGCAGCAGTACTGAGGCCCGCTGCACACCGCATGATGTGGTTGAAAACAATTGGACCAGGCCATgccaaaataaggaaaaaaaaacaactgttggCAACTCGCATCCACATATAGAGTGATTTGATTTATGGAAGCCCTGTGAACACTCAGCCTGTATCGGATTTTGAGGCTGCTCGTATAGTAACTTCTCCTTTGTACCATTTATTCAACTATAAAAAGATATAATAGTTAAGGAAGAAGCGGGTTTCTACAGTGAGGATGTGGAAGAGCACGAATTAAATGAAAAGCTCTGCTCACTCCCATTCATTTGAATAGAAACGGTGCTGTCCACACCACTTGCATCCATTTTGGCGACTAAGACTACAAACTTTGCTGTTTCTTCAACAGGTGGACTACAAATTACAAACATAAAATTAAGTATATGCGGTATTTGTATGGCTCGGCAGCAGGCCAAGTCTCGCTATCCTAAAACCTGgacatgtatttttgtgttatatggATTCTGATTGGCCGTAATCTGTGAAGTTGAAACATGCAATGACACCTTGAATTTTGAATGGCCACAAAACCAATGGCCGACTGACTTGACACTCATAAAAATAGTTGGGGAACCCTGCACACGGTGTAAGAAATCAGATGGGTTCAACTACATTGCTCAGTGTGCGCCAGTCTAAAGAATACAAAACAAAGGAAGTGCTGTCTTTTTATATGATTTTATGATCTGGATACAgttgtacctctacttacgaaggTCTCTTGTAACAAAAAGTTCAGGTTATGAAACCACTTGtcgggaaaaatattgtctttggTTATGAGGGAAATTCAGAAtacgaaatgaaaaaaatggcactggattccactgaacataaacatcctgtattgGATTACGCTATTTATGCACATGTTAAATGCGCTTCTATTTACGAAAAAATCAGGgcacgaaacgacttccggaacggattaatttcgtaagtaggaATACCACAATTTCGGTTCCATTCTTTCGACATAGAATGAATTGTCCACAAGGGTAAAGAAAGTGTTGATATtgtaaaatttgatttttaggGCCAGGCTAAGGAATAAAATGAGTCAGGAGGTCCTGGTGAGGCTCAGATCTATCAAGTGTCATGGACACTGaaattaaagaaacaaaaataaacatctggcaaatttaacttttttttgtctgctatTATTGAACAGTGACAAAAAGCAATTTTAGAACAAGCACCTAGGGCAGGATCCTACCAATCAAACCAATAGTCTGGATTAGACAGCGGCAtggatttttccatttcattttgctATAATCGCTCCCATCATGCATCTCATGCTTTGTAAAGAGACTCTGAATTTTAATGAAGGCTTCATTAATTTTGTGCTAATGTGGACAAGTTCCATATGTCCTTGAATGTTGAAATTCAGACAGTCAAAACCACACAAGCATGTACACAGATGCGCACCGACACATGCACCAGACACAATTAGTGCTTTCCTAGGTTGTCACatggtctaaaaaaaaaccacatgcacacacgcacacacacgatgCTGCCAGAAGGAAGCAGATGATTGGATGAGCACAGCGCTCAAGCAAATCCAGTCTCCACTTTAAAGGGGTTTCGCAGTCTCAGCATTATTTTCTACACATAGACTGAAGGAAGATGAAGGTAAGTTTTTgccaaagcacaaaaaaaggtgGAGCGGAAGGAGACAGGGGAAACACGAGGTGGGAATCTGCTATGTGTAGACAGCTAGGTGGACAATTAGAAGGAGGGTTTTCATGGCCACATAGTGAGCTTAGTTATGCgaaaaattactgtaatttggtGCAGATAAAGGTCACTTTTGTGAACACTAATATGGGTCCTCTTTCATATACTGGCCTGATGTATTTATCCAAATGTTGCAATTCAAGCATTTAAGAAGCTGGATACTGAAAAGGGTGTATAATATGGTGTTGAAGTTTCCATGACATCAAAATCCCCATTTTCTTATCTTTATCTCTCTAACTTCAAACAAAATGAGTTTGTGACATGGTTTAAATCTGACATCAATCAGGTCTGTCGATTgaatgcaaaacacaaaaaaacaacataatacTTAAGAAGAATGACGCTGTTTGTGATGTAGAAAGTTACAAATTATTCAAGTACCCACCCACTCATGACCTGAAAGGCAATATGACATTTCCAGATTTGAAGCAAGGTGAGGCTCAACTGCTGCCAAGTCCAAAAAACACAGTCTGTTCGACGACAACAATACTTAACGATATTCATAGCGAAGCTTGCGGTCATCGTTTCCAAACTGTTGAAGGATGCAAACGCCATGTCACAAGATGCCGTGATATCGCCGAGgactatctatctattttctaaaCCTGTGTGCCggtgcctatctcagctgactttgcacggagtaaataaaaataaaaaactgatgGCATGGGTACTTCAATCATTTGGATGGCTGGGCCAATAGTGAATGGCATTGTTCACTTAAAATTATGGCAGCTGGTTGCATTTCCAAGAAGAGAATGTCCCTACAGCAAGATCCCAGCGTTTGGGAGAAACGGAACATTATTTCTCCACCCAGCTGCTGATCGAACTTCATGTTCTCCTCTCACTGGCTGACGTGTATCACACAGAAATGAGGCATTGCAGAGTTCTTATTGTGCCTGTGGTGAAAACGGACCGAGATGTCATAGGCTAGGGTACAAGTATTTCTCAACGTTTCAAAGGAGGAAGGACATGAGCTtataatacttttgctcaccaACTGGAGCTGAAGTTCAGTCACTCAGCCCATTTGTGAGACAGAAAACTAAATTAAACAGAATTTCCCTCTTTAACAACAAAAAGATAGTGCAACTTTGAGATAACCTCTATTTTtcaaagtctgtttttttttcctatcctTGTGAACCTTGGCACTAAGATTTGAGTATGTGTAAGTCACTTAATTTGTTTAGGTCCTTTGATTCTCAATCCAGTTATTGTGCACAGATTCTGGTCTCAAAAAGTggaaccaaaaaaagaaaattattatcACCCACCCCTCGGGATAGGGTTGCCACTAGTGGGGATGAGGGCGGAttcaaaaaaacttttcaatCTGTGTCCTATATCTTTTTCATTTGAAGACAAACAAGACTCCATGCACAGCATAACCCTGCCACAGCAGTGATTGCTGACCAGTTACTAATGTCAGAaagcaaaagaaataaaatcaaaactttCTTCCTAACTTTCATGGATTTGTAGTAGCTAAAGTTGATATTTTTGTGCATGGGAGTGTggacagagaaagagagtgagagacCTAAAGGTTATGAATGTCCCAAAGGTCTTCAGGTGGTCCCGCTCACACCAGGTCCTCTGGTTGGCCATCCTTCGCCTTGGAAGGTACTATTGTGCTTTCTGATTGGCTCTGGTGCTGGATCATCGTGCTTCCAGGCCCCCTGGACTCCCCCAACCTCAATTTATAGCTTTgctggtgaagaaaaaaagttgagcCAGGGTACTGGCCAATCACTTCACTGTATGCGGGCGGGGGGGCTTCCATGCGCCCGTGGATAACACAGTTGGCCACGCTGATGCCCGAGTTACTGCTCGGTGGCCTCGGGccgctcgcccccccccctgtcACTCCGCCTCCCCCCATGTCGATCAAGTCACTGTCGTAGATGGTCCGGTTAGGTGGTGCCCTCACTGATTCTCGATTGAGCTCCATCTGCTGTTCGGGGTCACGAAGCTGCAAGGTGCAGGCCCCCTGATACGGTGGAGGCTCCTCCCCATCTGACAACGAGATAGTGGGCGGAAGGTCAATCTGGTGTTGTAGGTATGGATAGGTAGGCTGGAAGCGGCTGAAGCGGTCTCTGTGCATGAAGGCGGGAGTGGTGAAGCGATCCCTGGGCCGGGGCGCATATAACACCTAAGAGACAGAAATAGGTGGCTTAATACATCAAATATGAAACAATAAATCCCTGCTAATTATGTTGAAAAGACAGATTTTGTAAGCTTTCAGTTAAAAGATTCCTTGCTGTAACTCACTAAAGCTATATACGACatgaaacaaatacattttggttCATTTTGGAACTCTGAAGCACAAATCTAATTAAATAAATGGTTTGATCgtttttcaatacaaaatttaaatacaaatgagtGAACAGATAGAGCAAGCCTAACTCAAAATATTCCATATTATGTGGCATGCAGAGAATTATGGAA
It encodes:
- the ldlrad4b gene encoding low-density lipoprotein receptor class A domain-containing protein 4b: MQNLTAPGDSGTSNVSCSCNCTGSQPQGMEISELEFVQIIIIIVVMTVMVVVIICLLNHYKLSTFITRQSQARRHSHSLQQDGCLWPSDSNSRQGATEVLYAPRPRDRFTTPAFMHRDRFSRFQPTYPYLQHQIDLPPTISLSDGEEPPPYQGACTLQLRDPEQQMELNRESVRAPPNRTIYDSDLIDMGGGGVTGGGASGPRPPSSNSGISVANCVIHGRMEAPPPAYSEVIGQYPGSTFFLHQQSYKLRLGESRGPGSTMIQHQSQSESTIVPSKAKDGQPEDLV